A segment of the Daphnia pulex isolate KAP4 chromosome 10, ASM2113471v1 genome:
AGCCCAGCACTCTGGCGGTAGGATGTTCGAGTCTAGTTGAAGTCGGGTCGTTATAATTCGCCATGTCATCATCTCCTTTTAAGGACTAAAATGAGGAATGTGATGTGGAAATCACGAATCGGCCACCATAGCGAGCCGCTTGACTTCTGCTTGGTATTTTGATTTGTGTTGGCTAAATTTCCATATTTTGCTTGCTTagtattaaaatatttgttgaagTACTATCTACTATGGCAGTTTCAGACATTAAAGAGTTTTCTAAGCCCATTAGAAAAGGAATTGTCGATAGGGGATGGATAGCTGATGCAGTCAGTGTGCGAAAACGATTTATTGCTTGTTTTTGCATGAGATTTTTAACGACTGTACGCATTCAGAAGAAGGATATATTTAAATTAGATAAAAAAATCCACATTCTCGAAATTAGGAGTTCAGGAAAATGCATAACTGCGTAATCTTTTTGGAGAGTTCTTATCGATAAAAAGTTTTAGCCTCTAATTAAGAGACTATAATGATTATGCTACCTTAGCACAGTTAGAATCCTTTACtttttgttgcctttttcttaattctattttctcttctttttgattgatatttgattaatttttgtctACCCTTTTTACAAGAAATTGTGTTCAtacctttatttctttttggttaattTCTGTGAAGTAAAAATGCTTTGAATAgcaggaaataaaataacaatttcaacatcaaaaatcaagaaaatgattgtcagcctcttttgaaaaaaacgttTATGAAAACCTTGCCTGATACTGCACTTCTCAATGCTACCGTCCACATTGAAACACTTGGTGAAGTCCAGATTCCTGTATCTCTACAGGTAAGGATGTTTTATTAAAGTTTAATTAACATGTAcactttttattgttatacAAACTTCATCATTATTCAAATCTTTCAAATGTAGGATATTGACAAACTAAAAACAGTTTCCGGGGAGTTATCTTATGGAAGAGGATGCAGCATTCCTCTCGAAAACTCTTTAAGATTAGCAAAGGAGATAACAATGCCGAAAGTGCTCTTTTCAACTCATGAGAGTTATGACATTTGGTCAATTGTTGGATGCCATCTACGGCTACCTGTTGATGTTATAGATGTAGAAATCAAGCTGACTAAATTATTGTTATATGAAGCTGGCGGCCATTACAAAGAAATAGTCTGTGATCCCAAACATTGTGGTATATTTACAGTTTATCATAGTTTATGCATTTTTAATTGGTAgttattctattttcttcaaaGGAACTTTTGGTACGGTGATTCTTCAATTACCTGTTGAAGGTGGTCAACTGGTCATGAAGGCGGAGGAAATGAACAAATCATCTTTTAGACACGCAATGAAACCGGAAGCGCTGGAGCGCCCCGGAaaaagccaataaaaaaagcaacagcagaagagagagagttctAAAGAACAATGATGAATTAACACGCAAGTTATAAGAAAGATCAATTCAAACGTTTAAATCTTGAAAAGTATATCTAGCATCTCCGTCGGGAGTCGGGACGGTGCTCTCTTCCATTAGCGCTCAACATCAGAGACCAAGGGATTCTCTCTGACTTATTTAACTGGCAGTAGAAAGTTGCTGCCAACACGGGCTCCATCACTTCCGATTTACTGTTCTTCCCGGTAATATATATACAATATCATCCAAAAGGGTATGCAGCAGTCATCGGAATGTAACACGCTCACATTGTCCCCGTATAGCATATAAGAGTAGAGAGGGTACATGTTGTACATATATACCGGGTCATGAAATAATACTGATCGCATACTCATCTGGACTTCCTAAATGAAAgttatattctctttttcgatTAGAACCAAGTACCTACACAGCGGCGCAATAGTACTTAAAATTCAGTATTTCAGAACCCTGTGCATACTTAAAACGCGAAGTACTTTTATTAGTATGCTGAAAATTTAGTAACACCTTGTTTGGGTGCTGAAAACGCAATGTCCATGCTTAATAATTGAAAGTACTATGGAAATAAGCACCCTGTTTTCCGTTTAAGCAtgcacttttaattttctgcCCCCTCTGAAtactttttttcaacagtcTATGCTTATTTTCTGTAGGGTGCTTAATTTAGAAAgggcatttcaatttttaagcACCCTGATGAAATTTCACTATGATGCCATTCCCCTGATGAGCCAGTTTCTCAGGAAAGAAATTAACGTCCCCTTTCATTAAAGGTAATCCCCTGAAAACTtgctataaaaaaatttagtctcAAGGTTGGTAGGCCTATCTTAGACACCACCTCTAAGGCTCtaactctttatttttatttgccgcGCGTCTATAATCCCCTATTTTGTTCCCCCCTCCCCGGCACTCACTACCGAGTTTGCACAATCAGTGGTTGAAACAAGGGGGGTACTGATTACAATCAACTATCATAACACTTGCCCGTCATAATAAACGGCAagtgaatcaattttttacaGGGAATACTGGGTCTAATTCTAGGTATTTCACAAACGTGCTtgctgaatttaaaaattcataaatgTCGCACTTTATAAATTGTCGCAGTTTATAAATAGCCGCAATTGATAtctttaaaattcatattctGTCAAATCCCTATACTGACTGTTCTTGTGTAATCTGTTAGCACGTGTTTAACTAACATGAGGTTCATGAAAAACTCTAAGTCCTTTTTAACGAATGTCCCACATTATTTACATCGTCTTAATATATTATAAGGGTATAATGTCACATAGCTCAGTTGACAGCGTTCGAAGCTCAGAATCTCAAGCAATTGAGTGTTGGGTTCAAATCCAGTTAAAGACTAAACTTAGAAGGAACTCACaaagtatattttttcttcgcaAATTTTAACACAGAATATGACCTTGGGTTGGGGGTGAGTGGTCACCCACActtgaatagaaaaaagacgGGCGCTCTACCCCTGCCCTTGAAAGGGGATTGTGGGGAGAATCATTAGCCGAAGgttgtaattttttgaaagtaCATTTATTTTAAGCATGCAAAATACGATAAGCACCCAGTTTTTTAAGCACCCATTTTTATTGTAAGCACCTTGTCACTTTTAATCATTCTTCGCCTTGTGAATTTTCAGCCACTTAACGCCGCTGTGTACAGCGAGAGAGCGGGGGCCGAATTAGAAAAGTCCATTGCTGCTCTCGTTACATATTTCCTATGGATTTTTCACGTTGCAGTCCTGGATGCATTATATACGCTTCGACTTCCCCGAAAATTGTCTAGCCAACACAACCCCCGCATCCAGCACAGCAAGAAATACATACATAAATGTATAGTAGCCTacgtctttttattctttattttctaccctcctcctcctcctcactcCATCCGCATCGGAGCTTGCGGAAAAGTCAATCGGATGAtttggtttgttgttgtttgcttttGTCATCATTGCCTGGGAAGAGATCCAACTCCGGGCCTCTTCTTATTATTGGCTCTACCCAACGTATAGATATAGTCATTTATATACCATATTTTGTATCCACATCGAAATATCACCAGCCGGACATGCCAATCCGCCAGGATGAAACGgtcaaaaatcgaaaaaaaaaaaatcaaaaattcggCTACCCCCTGAAAGTTTTCCGTTAATATCTCCAAAAATATGTTAGCTAGACGATTGCGACTTTCACAAATGGACGTAGAAATTTATATCAATAATACCCGATCAACTTTATGACAGTATTTCCCCCTAAACCTTTTGCCAGTAGCCAAGAAGTCTACTGCCCCGCCTCTGTCCCTCGGCTCCCAGACTACAATAAGcaataataactaataacTAATAAGGCAATTACCAATTTGAAGGATGcattatattttattgatcagattacaaccagaaaaaagaaagtggtaCTATACTAATTTTCTACGTAAttcatccattttttgttcaatttttgatatcaaatcttcatcttctttattaTTCTGAAGATTAAACGGTCCGTCGAAATATTCAGGACTAATGCTTTCCAAATGAAGGATTCTATCTTCAAGGGCTTTCAAGCGTCCGTACACATCCAGTGGAATAGGTTGTTCTCTTGAATTAAAACCCAAGTGTTTTTCCATATTTTGTAGCCGTTCTTGGATAGCAGGAGTCGGATTCAATTTGGTGTTTACTGAAGATGGAGCCGGAACTTCAGAGTGTGTTTGTGGTCCCCACATATTTACGCATCTCGACACTAAAACGTAAAGAAATCAGTAATCAGCGTTGAatccttaaaataaaataattttacccTTTAGATGACTTTTACTATCTTTTCTGCTTACAAGCACTGCCTCTGTGCGAGCACATGAATTCTCTAATTCGTTTAATGGTAGTCTGTGACAGAACTCCTGAACGTTGAATACGTCCGACTCTGATCGTTTCCGTTCCATAAACGCAGTAATTCGTTTTCCcaactgaaaaattaaaaacatttaaaatatttattgagaAAAGACTTGATAAAAGTAAAACGGATCAACAATACCTCTAAATTTGAAGCCTTGATCTGAACGCAATCGGCAGCTGCATAGTCCACCattattttcctctttttagaTAGACTAgcgtcttcttcttgatcTATATCAATTCAAAACATGCTATTGACTATTAAGCATCTATCACATCAAGCAAATATTCCAACAACTCATTCtcatggaaataaaaaatttcaaatcccGAATTTCCCCACCTAACAAGATTAGAATATTTTcgtacttattttttttaattttgactaATAAAAACTTCTGAACGCTTGTGCTTTCTTTAAGCCATACTTCTATAagccaaataatcaaatgacgTACGCGGCAGTGAAGGGAACAAATGCAGAAGTCACAACTAAATACTAAATAAAGGACGTCTATGTGTGGTTGTCCCTATTCCGTCAGATAATTAGCTTAAAGCTTATAGGCAGCAAAGCTGTCGAACCACACGAAAACGTCTAATAGATTGAAGCAGTGCGTAGAATGCAGCATTGCAGCTACTCATCTTTAGAATCACACAGTATATGTTATTATATAATGAAAGGGCAAAGATTGGAAAGCGTTGGGAACTGGAAAGTACTTGGATAATAAGTAAAATGAATGTTAACATTGcttagttaaaaaataaaaagagaattaaaaacCCTTAAAAACcttatattttaaatgtcagACTTGACAGCACTACGTAGATATTATCACTTTAGTAAGATTGAAACTACAGCCAAACTAACGTTCATGCTCCGATTTTTAACTAATGAAAAGTACTGGAAACCATTTCAAATATTGTTCTGATATCGGAAAATCGATTAAGGTTCAATATTTGTGTTACTTGTTAAGAATCAGTACTGTtatgaattcaaaattcataCAACAAATAGGAACAACTAAgcattatttgtttaatttttacttgtcCACAGGCATTCTTTGTTGGCTTTCCATTCAGGAGCACCATCACTATAAAGTTCTTTCTTCCAAATTGGTACAGACTTCTTAAGCGCGTCAATCCCAAATTGAACAGCCTCTAAAGATTCGGCTCGATGCTCGGATGAAACAGCTATTACAACACTTGCTTCACCAACCGGAACTTCTCCCaatctggaaagaaaaataggtaattaaaacaaacaaacaaacaaaaaaatgtttcttaaGTTTCCTCATTATAACTACAgtatggtaaaaaaaaaaattatacctaTGGTGGAATGCAATGTGTTTAACCTTCCATTTTTCTCTAATATTCTcacaaattttcttgatttctttacATGCCATTGGCTTGAAAGCTTCATACTCTAGACTAATCACCTTAAATATAAAGCAAATTTGAtttagaaatatttgactttagattattcaaattgacattactttctttccttcaaAATTATTCCTTGTTGTTCCCACAAATAATGACACAGCTCCAGTAGAATGTTCAACCACTTTAGAGTAGATTGAATTCACATCAAGCTGTTCTTCAACTAAGTTAATAAtatccattttaaaatacaattgaAGGGCTCTGGCGAATTAAGCTGTAGCACACTGCTTATGAAGAATCCTAGCGACCTAGCCACCACTTAATGGTGGGATCACTGCAATTTCCTTGCAATTTTTAATGTCTATAAGCTGATCAAATTCAACATATTCTTCATCAGCAGCTAGGACAATGTTCTTTGATATGGATTCTAGAGCTGGAAATTGTTCTGTAATGATGCACAAAAGATTTGCCCCAGTGATTCTTGAAGTTGTTCTGGAAAGTGAAATATTGTCAAAATCTTTTCCAACTAACTCTCTGGCCTTTGCAAAGAACAGAATCCGAATAACTACTTCATCCATTGATCAAGGTCAAGACTACAGCATCCCTGACTATAATTTTAACCAGATTTGTTGACATGtaacaatcaataaaaaaatatatgttaatTAGTTGTCACCGCAAAAGTAAATTTAACTTTGAGTAGTAATCTTGATTAGCAATACGCTCTTCTTATGCGTTGACTATGTGTCTGTAAAACTGTGACAGAGGCTCGGCAATCAGAAAAGCGTCTGGTCACTGGTCGTCTGCTGGCACTGGCAAGTGGGAAGTGGCAATGACATAAAGAGACTAAagcgtattttttaaaaattcaaaaattgtaatatgCGCGGAGTTTTTCTTGCGCGCAAAATATATACATTAATTTTATGCCCCCTTATCTGCAAGAAGCCAACAACGATGCAAATATTCTATGCAACTTTATGTGTATTGTGTATAGATGTTATACCCTTGAAAAAGTAGTGGTCTAGCAAAAaatcgtgcgcagtttacgccgatgcgcaccacagcggcAGATAGCAGAACTAAACtttttattacgcttgacTACCTGTCTACTTCAAGAAACGAGACGAGAACCGACTGCTTGTCGAACAAAGGACTTGAAGTAGACAGGTAGTCAagcgtaaaaaaaagtttagttcTGCTATCTgccgctgtggtgcgcatcggcgtaaactgcgcacgatttttttctagactactactttttcaaGGGTATAACATCTATATCGTATCAGAGCGATCGTATTCGTTCACCGATTCTTTCataatcaacaatttcataatattcaaatttcaaactatGTGCATACCGGCATACTATTgtcaggggtatggagagattTATGGAGATAtctttctctccatacccctgctattgttatttaaaaatccgACAAGTTTTTCTATCAGACACCAAATAAAATGACAGGCGCATTCTTATGCTACTGGAGTCACTCCTCTATGCGACTGTTAAGTGTTTACTTTCTCACCATCACTCCTTGTGTCACTACTAACACGGGaattttcgtgattttaataattaacaGTAACTATGAGGCGGGTGCGGTAgttgaataaggaaaaatctaaatataTAGTTCCTAGACTACAAACAATCcaaaagtttatttgtttcgaattactcaatttcaaatttcattcgaCATTTGAAAAACTCGGTAAACGTTATTGACAATGTTTTCAAATCACAGTGGTTTTTCCTAGTCAATGTCAAATAACACATAGCATTTCCGCATAACACaaacattatttacaaaacaAGGTTCGTGAACAAATTTCGGGGTTCACATTCAAACCAAAATACCGTTTCATATTACAACGATGAGCCTAATggactcgaaaaaaaaacactgcgGCGTTTGGGAATTTCAATCAGCAACTCCCTGGGTTTTAAGCTTAGTATCATTAACGACGATAGAATCCCCGATGTTGACACTAACCAATGATGCAATTTCGACCGCCGATTCGGCGATTGGGACGTATTTATCGTCTATTTTCAAGAGAAGGATGACGCGATCCACGTGCGATCTTTGTCGCGAATCTGGATGATTAGGCACCCAACGATGTACCACCTAATCAAACACAAAGTACAGTAAAAGGAAAACTATTCACCCATCGCGTATAGTTTTCTTACCTGTCCTTCCATACCCACTTCGGGAAGCCATGATTTCCAATAAGATTTTCCACCTTGGTTACGAATTGTTGGACTTGGCCAGAGAACATCAATTCGTCGGCCCAGATTAATGGTATCGTAGACTTGATTGGGATCGACAATCTGagtagagaaaaaataagtaaattaatttacaaatatACAATTTAGAAGAGCTTTAAAAAGTACCTTGACTCGTTGGTCGACAGAAATCCTGTTGTCCATAAACGGCTCCGTTTCGTACAGAGGTCGGTCAGTGTCGACAGTTTCAAGTCTGTCGAAACGGTCGCGTCTAGAACGATCTCGTCTGCGACTCCTTTCTCTTGCACCAcgtctttcttcttcgccaCCTCTACCGGAAGAATTTCTCTGTCGAGCTGTAGCGCTACTACTAGATTCTGGTGCTGTACGACGTAAACGAACATCACGTTCCTGAGACTCGGAACCACGACTGGGACGTCTTTCACGGACGGATGGAGCACTTCCATTTAACGTCCCACTTCCCATGGGCGTCGAAGTGGTCGtcgcggcggcggcagcggctgTGACTGAATCCCTTTCGGCCAGCATTCCTGCTAGGCTTATGAGAGTGGAGCCGGACGGTTTTCTCAATGTCCCGCTCATCGTCGAGGCAATGCTACCTCTTTGGGTGCCCAATGAACTACGTGGACTCGATCCTCTTGCCGTGTTGAACGCAAACGAATTCATTCCGGCATTAGAAGCATTTAACGCGGCGTAGGTTCCTAAGCCCATTGGTCCGAGTGCGCTGCTAGTTGATCCCGTGAAGCTACATGTGAATGCCGGATACCCTCTTCCAACAGATGCCGTTGCAGTATTACCATTCAAGCTTCCTGTTGCTGTCGTGGTTGGCACCAAATTGGAGCGAAGATTTTCCAAGCTAATTTCTACATCGGCACACTGCACCCCTCCAGAACCTCCTACTCCTCCTCCTGATCCGCCACTGGAACAGCCTTCTCCACAACGTGTTCTCAATCTTCGGAAAAAGACAAGAGCGGCCTTTCGAATGGCCTGTAAGCTCAATGGACCACCTAAGGTGCTTCGGATTTGTGGATGCGTTTCGGCGAATGAAGTCATCAGCGGGGAAACGTAAATCGGATAACCAATAGGCTGGTCACAAGAGGAGTTGATGATATTTCGCAACACCTGCTTGGCGTTTTGAATGCTTCCtaaaacaacataaaaatagaaaggTTACGAAGATACAAATTAGGAGGATAAAAATGACTTCTCACCTCTTTCCTGATTACGATTCCTCAAGTAGACAAGCTCTTGCTGTTGTCCAGCCCATAGACCCCGGACACACTCACGATTCAACTTAATAACGCGGAAGCTGAGGAATCGCTTGTTTAGCATGATGATTTTATACTCGTCTGAATTGTCATCGACGACGTGTCGCAAGGCAAGCAACGAAGGAACACCTGACAAGACGGCTCGCCTCCAAGCTGGATCTCCTTCATGAGAAATCACTAGTTTCTCTTCATGTCCGCTGATGGCTTCGTAGAGAACGCTGGGATCGTCATATTCATCTGGGCACGTGAAGTGATCTTGGTGCAACTTGAGCGACATCCGCACACCCGGCGCAACAACCCGACGTAACAATTCCATGTCATTAAAAACCCATTCGTCGCGGAAGGAGGTGATTCGAAAATCCCCCTTGAAGAGAGCGTGAAGGCCGTATAAGAAGAATTCAACGCTGGATAAGGCCGAATGAGCAGCTGAGCCAAGGGCTCGACGACCCAGTAGGCTAAGTGCTAGGCAAAGCGAAACGAGCAGCGAGTCGCGACCGCTATCAACGGGTTTTTCACGGCGCCCAGCACAGTACTTGATCCAACTGAGGTAGACGGAACAAAAACTAAAGCGAGTAATACCAGGCACGTGATAGTCGTAATCTTCGTCGATGTTGATATTAAAGACCGGATCCAAATCAGCGAAAGAGCGATCCGATGACATAGACTGGAGTGCCTCGACAATCGATGGATTCGTCAACCAATCTTCTAGTCTGGGCGACCGGGTTACGTAGTATATAACGCTTTTGACATAGTAAGTGACGAGAATCCGGCGCAAGTCAAACACGTGCAGCATACTAGCTGCATTGTTATCTGAAATGCTGTATCCTTCTAGCACATATTTTGTGGCCATAACCTAAAACAGGCAAAATGGtataataaaacgaaatagGACCAACGTAATTTTAGGAAGCTAGATTTACCTGCCAGGCTAGCCATCTTTGGTTAAAGGCAGCGTTACCCCCAAGCATGTGCGGTAAATGGCCAGGCtcacagcaacaacacgtATCATCTTCTTCAACACCTTCCGATATAGCCTCCACTTCGCGTTGTTGGCAATAAGTTCCTCGAAATTCCAACCCGCGCACTTGGAAAGTCGTCACTCCATTGCCCAATTCGACTAGATGGACGAGACAGTTAAGGTTCTCCGATGCCAGCACGTAGCAGTCGCCCtacgaaatcaaattttagttaaaactcattttaattgatttaaaaaaattaatgttcatACCTGACTGATGGGACCACCCCAACGACCGAGCATGAGATCACCAGCTAAAGATTGTTGAAGTGATCGCGTTAAGTGCTCGTAAAAGATTGAATTAAGATTATTGTCATCTCCTCCTGGGTTTCTCGTCGGTTCCAGTTGACTGGCCAAGCGGGTATTAGAAGCGTCTACTCGGCGTGTTTTGTAATCCCTTTCCCAGAATTTGATGGGTCGGGTGTaggatgtaaaaaaaatagcacTACCAAGAAACGGACTTAACGGGGCCGAAATCAACGATGAAACCGCAGCCTGGACGAAGAGCATAGCGGAATGGGGTACGCTAAATGGCTGGGCGAAGGCGTGGAAAGCGGAACCCCAAGTGATCTGCCACGGTGCGATGTACGTGATGATGAATTGGATTTTTAGAAGTAATTCTGCCACTTTGTTCATCAACAAGCTGACGACAAAATAATCCACAAGAAAAGTCTCCGAATAACCAGCGTTGGCTAAGTCTTTGCCAAACAGTAACTTGGCAAAGGTAATGATGAGATATTGAGATGACGGGTCTGTCAGACAGGACCGAACGGCTTTGGTACCGCAAACAACGGCTAAGAGCGTCCCAGCTGGCACGCCAAATTTGGTTACCAGCACCGGAGAATCTCGTGTCATTACGTCCAAAAAGAGAACAGGAAGAAGAACGTGGCGCTCCAGCATAGTCAGCCATAAGTACGTCCGCTCGAACCACATGAGACGTGCTGGTTCGTGAACTTCAAACTGATTGTGCTCGTGTGAGCGCATCAGTGGTCTGGAGAAGCAGAGCCATGGTAGTTGTTTCCTCAATTGTGGGACGAGATAATGAAGCAAGAGACCCAGCGCGGATGGAGCCATCCATAACACCTGACCTAGGATGGGTTGTAATTGTCGGCTGGTAAACACGGTGCTGCAATGGACACCAAATACCAAGATGGCCACTAACGGGCAAACAATAGCGTCGGAACGGAGTCGGGCAACAACCGTTTCCCGCATTCGCCGAGGGAGCgaatcttcttcctcttcttcttcattcggcaacactttttcttctggttttgaatcttcttttgttccaATAACGTCCTTGTGGGTGGCAAACTGGACAATCCAACCCCACAGAGTAGACGGATCCGAAGAGCAACGACTGACGTGATAGCAAGTAGCAACCAAAAGGCCGCAGTATGCAGAAAAGAGAATATGCTGTGAGCTGGCTGGTTCTTTGAGACCAGCAAATGCTGGGCCGTAGAGAATAGCTACGAGGAAACACGAACGAAATATGACGAAAACAGCTGAACTGAGACCGGTGACGGCCGTTCCTCCGAAGACGTGGATGTCCAGCTGTTCAAGTATATGAACGGCGAAAGTAGAAATTTGCGGTAATAAACCCAAGCTGAAGATGACAGGAAATCCAAGAATGAGGAGCAACAAAAAACTTCTGA
Coding sequences within it:
- the LOC124205030 gene encoding uncharacterized protein LOC124205030, which produces MKTLPDTALLNATVHIETLGEVQIPVSLQDIDKLKTVSGELSYGRGCSIPLENSLRLAKEITMPKVLFSTHESYDIWSIVGCHLRLPVDVIDVEIKLTKLLLYEAGGHYKEIVCDPKHCGTFGTVILQLPVEGGQLVMKAEEMNKSSFRHAMKPEALERPGKSQ
- the LOC124205029 gene encoding molybdopterin synthase catalytic subunit-like, with product MDIINLVEEQLDVNSIYSKVVEHSTGAVSLFVGTTRNNFEGKKVISLEYEAFKPMACKEIKKICENIREKWKVKHIAFHHRLGEVPVGEASVVIAVSSEHRAESLEAVQFGIDALKKSVPIWKKELYSDGAPEWKANKECLWTNQEEDASLSKKRKIMVDYAAADCVQIKASNLELGKRITAFMERKRSESDVFNVQEFCHRLPLNELENSCARTEAVLVSRKDSKSHLKVSRCVNMWGPQTHSEVPAPSSVNTKLNPTPAIQERLQNMEKHLGFNSREQPIPLDVYGRLKALEDRILHLESISPEYFDGPFNLQNNKEDEDLISKIEQKMDELRRKLV